A window of Streptomyces sp. SAI-127 contains these coding sequences:
- a CDS encoding HD domain-containing protein, with the protein MSAEATNPATPGPVTGAAARWRARIDLRRLGRAALLGPAARDRLPDAIGHVAEAHRAHHPDADLEPLRRAWVLAESSHRGQMRKSGEPYITHPLAVTLILAELGAETTTLTASLLHDTVEDTEVTLDQVGKEFGAEVRFLVDGVTKLEKVDYGAAAEPETFRKMLVATGNDVRVMSIKLADRLHNMRTLGVMRPEKQARIAKVTRDVLIPLAERLGVQALKTELEDLVFAILHPEEYEHTRELIVDNASRADDPLAEIADEVRSVLREAGIPAEVVIRPRHFVSVHRVARKRGRLRGADFGRLLVLVGEDADCYGVLGELHTCMTPVVSEFKDFIAVPKFNLYQSLHTAVARGDGQVVEVLIRTHQMHKVAEAGVVALGNPYASPTDPSEAPSASTGAGADEERVDPTRPGWLSRLLDWQAAAPDADTFWSTLREDLAQDREITVFRPDGGTLGLPEGATCVDAAYAQYGEDAHACLGARVNGRLATLSTVLKDGDTVQLLMGQDPAAEPSKEWLEHAHTPAARIAIQRWIATHPSHETPDEIVERGGTADATAEDVQAGRGDSNPFRASAAEPPVADTPDSVGRIIAESQTSDNPAVDRPGAAVALVDQPGATVRLAGCCTPVPPDEITGFAVRGGVVTVHRVECAAVARMKSVGRTEVGVRWGDTAGCRVTLFAESFGRPHLLADLTEAMAGEGAEIVSATVEPPSQQRVRHTYTVQLPDAARLPSLMRAMRNVAGVYDVSRAQTPGA; encoded by the coding sequence ATGAGTGCGGAGGCCACGAACCCCGCGACCCCAGGTCCGGTAACAGGTGCGGCCGCCCGTTGGCGGGCGCGGATCGACCTGCGCCGCCTGGGCCGCGCCGCGCTGCTCGGCCCCGCCGCCCGAGACCGGCTGCCCGACGCCATCGGCCATGTCGCGGAGGCCCACCGCGCCCACCACCCCGACGCCGACCTCGAACCCCTGCGCCGCGCCTGGGTCCTGGCCGAGTCCTCGCACCGCGGCCAGATGCGCAAGAGCGGTGAGCCGTACATCACACATCCGCTCGCCGTGACCCTGATCCTCGCCGAACTCGGCGCCGAGACCACCACCTTGACGGCCTCTCTGCTCCACGACACCGTCGAGGACACCGAGGTGACGCTGGATCAGGTCGGCAAGGAGTTCGGCGCGGAGGTCCGCTTCCTCGTCGACGGCGTCACCAAGCTGGAGAAGGTCGACTACGGCGCCGCCGCCGAGCCCGAGACCTTCCGCAAGATGCTCGTCGCCACCGGCAACGACGTCCGCGTGATGTCGATCAAACTCGCCGACCGGCTGCACAACATGCGCACCCTCGGCGTGATGCGCCCCGAGAAGCAGGCCCGCATCGCCAAGGTCACCCGGGACGTTCTCATCCCGCTCGCCGAACGCCTCGGCGTCCAGGCACTCAAGACCGAGCTGGAAGACCTGGTCTTCGCGATCCTCCACCCCGAGGAGTACGAGCACACGCGCGAGCTGATCGTCGACAACGCCTCCCGCGCGGACGACCCGCTCGCCGAGATCGCCGACGAAGTGCGCTCGGTGCTGCGCGAGGCCGGCATCCCGGCCGAAGTCGTCATCAGGCCACGGCACTTCGTCTCCGTGCACCGGGTGGCCCGCAAGCGCGGCAGGCTGCGCGGCGCGGACTTCGGCCGCCTGCTGGTCCTGGTCGGCGAGGACGCGGACTGCTACGGCGTCCTGGGCGAACTGCACACCTGTATGACGCCAGTCGTCTCGGAGTTCAAGGACTTCATCGCCGTACCGAAGTTCAACCTGTACCAGTCGCTGCACACCGCTGTGGCCCGCGGCGACGGCCAGGTCGTCGAAGTCCTCATCCGCACCCACCAGATGCACAAGGTCGCCGAGGCCGGCGTGGTCGCGCTCGGCAATCCGTACGCCTCGCCTACCGACCCCTCGGAGGCGCCGAGCGCGTCCACCGGCGCGGGCGCCGACGAGGAGCGGGTGGACCCCACCCGGCCCGGCTGGCTCTCCCGCCTCCTCGACTGGCAGGCGGCCGCGCCCGACGCCGACACCTTCTGGTCGACCCTCCGTGAGGACCTCGCCCAGGACCGCGAGATCACCGTCTTCCGGCCCGATGGCGGCACCCTGGGCCTGCCCGAGGGCGCGACCTGTGTGGACGCCGCGTACGCGCAGTACGGCGAGGACGCGCACGCGTGCCTCGGCGCCCGCGTCAACGGCCGTCTGGCGACGCTGAGCACCGTTCTGAAGGACGGCGACACCGTCCAGCTCCTCATGGGGCAGGACCCCGCCGCCGAGCCCTCCAAGGAGTGGCTGGAGCACGCGCACACGCCCGCGGCGCGGATCGCCATCCAGCGGTGGATCGCGACCCATCCGTCGCACGAGACGCCGGACGAGATCGTGGAGCGGGGCGGGACGGCCGATGCCACGGCTGAGGACGTGCAGGCCGGGCGGGGGGATTCGAACCCCTTCCGGGCCTCCGCCGCGGAGCCGCCGGTTGCCGACACTCCCGACAGCGTGGGCCGGATCATCGCCGAGTCGCAGACCTCCGACAACCCGGCCGTCGACCGCCCCGGCGCCGCCGTCGCCCTCGTCGACCAGCCCGGCGCGACCGTACGGCTCGCCGGCTGCTGCACGCCCGTACCGCCCGACGAGATCACCGGCTTCGCCGTGCGCGGGGGAGTGGTCACCGTGCACCGCGTGGAGTGCGCCGCGGTGGCGCGGATGAAGAGCGTGGGGCGCACGGAGGTCGGCGTGCGCTGGGGCGACACCGCCGGGTGCCGGGTCACGCTGTTCGCGGAATCGTTCGGCCGCCCGCACCTCCTCGCCGACCTCACCGAGGCCATGGCCGGCGAGGGCGCCGAGATCGTCTCCGCGACCGTCGAACCCCCCAGCCAGCAGCGGGTACGCCACACCTACACCGTCCAGCTGCCGGATGCGGCCCGGCTGCCGTCGCTGATGCGGGCGATGCGGAACGTGGCCGGGGTGTACGACGTGAGCAGGGCGCAGACGCCTGGGGCCTGA
- the dapF gene encoding diaminopimelate epimerase: MSTRIPFLKGHGTENDFVIVPDPENTLDLPPAAVAALCDRRAGIGGDGLLHVVRSAEHPEATHMAGEAEWFMDYRNGDGSIAEMCGNGVRVFARYLQRAGHVTEGDLAVATRGGVKAVHIAKGGDVTVGMGKALLPEGDVTVSVGDRSWPARNVDMGNPHAVAFVDDLAHAGDLYSPPPFSPAAAYPSGVNVEFVVDRGPRHVAMRVHERGAGETRSCGTGACAVAVATARRDGADPVATGTPATYTVDVPGGTLLITERSDGEIEMTGPAVIVAEGEIDADWLENAVG; the protein is encoded by the coding sequence ATGAGCACCCGGATCCCCTTTCTCAAGGGCCACGGCACCGAGAACGACTTCGTGATCGTCCCGGACCCCGAGAACACCCTCGACCTGCCCCCCGCCGCCGTCGCCGCCCTGTGCGACCGCCGGGCAGGCATCGGCGGTGACGGCCTGCTCCACGTCGTACGGTCCGCCGAGCACCCCGAGGCCACCCACATGGCCGGGGAGGCCGAGTGGTTCATGGACTACCGCAACGGTGACGGGTCCATCGCCGAGATGTGTGGCAACGGCGTCCGCGTCTTCGCCCGCTACCTCCAGCGCGCCGGTCACGTCACCGAGGGCGACCTCGCGGTGGCCACGCGCGGGGGCGTGAAGGCCGTGCACATCGCGAAAGGCGGTGACGTCACCGTCGGCATGGGCAAGGCGCTGCTCCCCGAGGGGGACGTCACGGTGAGTGTCGGCGACCGCAGCTGGCCCGCCCGCAACGTGGACATGGGCAATCCGCACGCCGTCGCCTTCGTGGACGACCTCGCGCACGCCGGCGACCTGTACTCCCCGCCGCCCTTCAGCCCGGCCGCCGCCTACCCGAGCGGGGTCAACGTCGAGTTCGTGGTCGACCGCGGCCCCCGCCATGTCGCCATGCGTGTGCACGAGCGCGGGGCGGGCGAGACCCGGTCCTGCGGCACGGGCGCGTGCGCCGTCGCCGTCGCCACGGCCCGCAGGGACGGCGCCGACCCGGTGGCCACCGGCACCCCGGCGACCTACACCGTCGACGTGCCCGGCGGCACCCTGCTGATCACCGAGCGGAGCGACGGTGAGATCGAGATGACCGGCCCCGCGGTGATCGTCGCCGAGGGCGAGATCGACGCCGACTGGCTGGAAAACGCGGTTGGTTGA
- the miaA gene encoding tRNA (adenosine(37)-N6)-dimethylallyltransferase MiaA codes for MSSAPPSPRVIAVVGPTAAGKSDLGVFLAQRLGGEVVNADSMQLYRGMDIGTAKLTPEERDGVPHHLLDIWDVTVTASVAEYQRLARARIDALLTEGRWPILVGGSGLYVRGAVDNLEFPGTDPEVRARLEEELVLRGSGALHARLSAADPGAAQAILPSNGRRIVRALEVIEITGKPFTANLPGHDSVYDTVQIGVDVARPELDERIARRVDRMWEAGLVDEVRELEARGLREGRTASRALGYQQVLAALSGECAMEDARTETIRATKRFARRQDSWFRRDPRVHWLSGAAAHLTELPQLALALLERPVTA; via the coding sequence GTGAGCAGCGCACCCCCCTCCCCCCGCGTCATCGCCGTCGTCGGACCCACTGCGGCCGGAAAGTCCGATCTGGGCGTCTTCCTGGCCCAGCGACTGGGAGGCGAGGTCGTCAACGCCGACTCCATGCAGCTCTACCGAGGGATGGACATCGGCACCGCCAAGCTGACGCCCGAGGAACGCGACGGCGTCCCGCACCACCTCCTGGACATCTGGGACGTGACCGTCACGGCGTCCGTCGCCGAGTACCAGAGGCTGGCCCGCGCCCGGATCGACGCCCTGCTCACCGAGGGCCGCTGGCCGATCCTCGTAGGCGGTTCCGGGCTGTACGTCCGCGGGGCCGTCGACAACCTGGAGTTCCCCGGCACCGACCCCGAGGTCAGGGCCCGTCTGGAGGAGGAACTCGTGCTGCGCGGCTCCGGCGCGCTGCACGCCCGTCTCTCCGCCGCCGACCCCGGGGCCGCGCAGGCGATCCTGCCCAGCAACGGCCGCCGTATCGTCCGGGCCCTCGAAGTGATCGAGATCACCGGCAAGCCCTTCACCGCCAACCTCCCCGGCCACGACTCGGTCTACGACACCGTCCAGATCGGCGTCGACGTCGCGCGGCCCGAGCTCGACGAGCGCATCGCGCGCCGCGTCGACCGGATGTGGGAGGCGGGGCTCGTGGACGAGGTGCGGGAGCTGGAGGCGCGCGGGTTGCGCGAGGGGCGCACGGCCTCGCGTGCGCTCGGATACCAGCAGGTGCTCGCGGCGCTCTCGGGGGAGTGCGCGATGGAGGACGCGCGGACCGAGACCATCCGTGCCACGAAACGCTTCGCGCGCCGTCAGGATTCATGGTTCAGGCGCGATCCGCGGGTGCACTGGTTGAGTGGGGCTGCGGCGCATCTCACAGAACTTCCGCAGCTCGCACTGGCGTTGCTCGAACGACCGGTCACAGCCTGA